A window of Fusarium verticillioides 7600 chromosome 10, whole genome shotgun sequence contains these coding sequences:
- a CDS encoding pectate lyase — MQYRVIMAVTLAIGAYAAPAPLITGAPSLSRRQDSEGGSGGSGGSSVLDAPMTIAAGESFDGGNAIFDRGVSCTGQEEGGDSDAVFILEKGATLSNVRIGPNQIEGVHCNGGCTLNNVVWDAVCEDAFSIKKQEDGETTTINGGGATGAEDKVIQHNGGGTVIIKDFVVSHFGKLYRSCGNCKEMPARHVEISGGSASDGKILVGINPNMGDTAKISGIQLTDVPKECITFEGVTDGSEPKEVGTCDGSGSGSGSGSGSGSGSGESTEAPATPTTPAEGSETPAASEVADPVETSTDGSQGDDQSGDNDDSDDDNKDEQSDNDNQDQDSESENQQTQPSQPNFNFGSGGFGGF, encoded by the exons ATGCAGTACCGTGTGATCATGGCGGTCACTCTGGCCATTGGTGCCTATGCCGCTCCCGCTCCCCTCATCACTGGTGCCCCATCTCTCTCTCGTCGTCAGGATAGCGAGGGTGGTTCTGGTGGTTCTGGTGGAAGCAGTGTTCTCGACGCTCCCATGACCATCGCTGCCGGCGAATCATTCGACGGTGGCAATGCTATCTTCGACCGTGGTGTTTCTTGCACAGGTCAGGAGGAGGGCGGCGACTCTGAtgccgtcttcatcctcgagaagGGCGCCACTCTTTCCAACGTCCGCATTG GTCCCAACCAGATCGAGGGTGTTCACTGCAACGGTGGCTGCACTCTTAACAACGTCGTATGGGACGCCGTCTGCGAGGATGCTTTCTCTATTAAGAAGCaggaagatggtgagacCACTACCATCAACGGTGGCGGCGCTACCGGCGCCGAGGACAAGGTCATCCAGCACAACGGTGGAGGtaccgtcatcatcaaggactTTGTGGTCTCCCACTTTGGCAAGCTCTACCGCAGCTGCGGTAACTGCAAGGAGATGCCCGCTCGCCACGTCGAGATCTCTGGTGGTTCTGCCAGCGATGGAAAGATCCTTGTCGGCATCAACCCTAACATGGGCGACACCGCAAAGATCTCCGGCATCCAACTCACCGACGTTCCCAAGGAGTGTATCACTTTCGAGGGTGTCACAGACGGCAGTGAGCCCAAGGAGGTTGGCACTTGCGACGGCTCAGGCTCCGGTtctggctcaggctcaggctcaggctcaggctctggAGAATCTACTGAGGCCCCTGCTACCCCTACTACTCCTGCTGAAGGCTCTGAGACCCCTGCCGCATCTGAGGTTGCTGACCCTGTTGAGACCTCTACTGATGGCTCTCAGGGTGACGACCAATCTGGCGACAACgatgattctgatgatgacaacaagGATGAGCAGTCCGACAACGACAACCAGGACCAAGACTCTGAGTCTGAGAACCAGCAGAcccagccttctcagcccaacttcaactttGGAAGTGGTGGCTTCGGTGGTTTCTAA